A genomic region of Populus nigra chromosome 11, ddPopNigr1.1, whole genome shotgun sequence contains the following coding sequences:
- the LOC133668550 gene encoding protein NRT1/ PTR FAMILY 5.10-like, which produces MEAAEGTVNGSVDYKGNPVHRSTSGGWRSASFIIAVEVAERFAYYGISSNLITYLTGPLGQSTASAAANVNTWSGTATLLPLLGAFVADSFLGRYRTIIAASLIYILGLGLLTLAAKLTSVNLHGCRSTKDARLCAPPRFQVILFFFSVYLVAVGQGGHKPCVQAFGGDQFDGQDPKESKAKSSFFNWWYFAISVGITVTLIVLVYIQDNLSWALGFGIPCIVLVAALLVFLLGSRTYRYSAKENGKNPFMRIGRVIVRAIRNRHNTPSAMPSEEDACLWDQCSEQFKFLNKALLAPDGSLVDQNECSVNDVEDTKALLKLVPIWITSLAYAIAFAQTSTFFTKQGATLDRKIASGFKIPAASLQTFIGFAIMIFIPVYDRIVVPISRGLTRKPSGITMLQRIGTGMVFSAISMVTAALVEMKRLETAKDHGLVDLPKVTVPMSIWWLVPQYILCGVADVLTIVGLQEFCYDQVPKELRSLGIALYLSIFGIGSFLSTFLISTINKATSGDGQESWFANNLNRAHLDYFYWLLAGLSALGFSAYLYFARSYIYNRERAI; this is translated from the exons ATGGAAGCAGCAGAAGGCACTGTTAATGGCTCCGTCGACTACAAAGGCAACCCAGTTCACCGATCCACCTCAGGTGGCTGGAGATCGGCCTCTTTCATCATAG CTGTGGAAGTTGCAGAGAGGTTTGCATATTATGGGATATCTTCGAACCTTATAACGTACTTGACGGGTCCTCTTGGTCAGTCCACGGCCAGTGCCGCCGCCAATGTGAATACCTGGTCCGGCACGGCCACGTTGCTGCCTCTTTTAGGAGCCTTTGTGGCCGACTCTTTTCTTGGCCGTTACCGGACTATTATTGCCGCTTCTCTCATCTACATCTTG GGACTGGGCTTGTTGACACTTGCAGCCAAGCTAACATCTGTTAACCTTCATGGCTGTCGAAGCACCAAGGATGCTAGGTTATGTGCTCCTCCTCGGTTTCAAGTAATACTGTTCTTCTTCTCTGTATATCTAGTAGCAGTTGGTCAAGGCGGGCACAAGCCATGCGTTCAGGCATTCGGAGGTGATCAGTTTGATGGGCAAGATCCGAAGGAGAGTAAAGCCAAGAGCTCGTTTTTCAATTGGTGGTATTTCGCCATATCAGTTGGCATCACCGTAACACTCATCGTGCTGGTCTACATCCAAGATAACCTCAGCTGGGCCCTGGGATTTGGAATCCCTTGTATTGTGTTGGTAGCTGCCCTGCTTGTTTTCTTGCTTGGAAGCAGAACTTACAGGTATAGTGCCAAAGAGAACGGGAAAAATCCATTCATGAGAATTGGCCGAGTGATTGTTAGAGCGATTAGGAACCGGCACAACACTCCTTCGGCTATGCCTAGTGAAGAGGATGCTTGCCTGTGGGATCAATGTTCGGAACAATTCAA GTTCCTCAACAAAGCGTTGCTTGCACCAGATGGTTCATTGGTAGATCAAAATGAGTGCAGTGTCAATGATGTAGAAGACACAAAAGCGTTGCTGAAACTTGTCCCAATATGGATCACAAGTTTGGCTTATGCAATTGCGTTTGCACAGACCTCAACTTTCTTCACAAAGCAAGGGGCTACGCTGGACAGAAAAATTGCCTCAGGCTTCAAAATTCCAGCTGCTTCACTTCAAACCTTCATTGGGTTTGCCATCATGATCTTTATTCCAGTGTACGACCGCATTGTTGTCCCTATATCACGAGGTCTAACCCGGAAACCTTCTGGCATCACAATGCTTCAAAGAATTGGAACAGGAATGGTTTTCTCTGCGATTTCCATGGTAACTGCAGCTCTTGTTGAAATGAAGAGACTTGAAACCGCCAAAGATCATGGGCTGGTGGACCTTCCAAAAGTGACAGTCCCAATGAGTATTTGGTGGTTGGTTCCTCAGTATATCCTATGCGGTGTTGCTGATGTGCTCACCATTGTTGGACTTCAAGAATTTTGCTATGATCAGGTCCCAAAGGAACTAAGGAGTCTGGGTATCGCACTCTACCTCAGTATCTTTGGAATAGGAAGCTTTTTAAGCACCTTTCTTATCTCTACCATCAATAAAGCAACAAGTGGAGATGGTCAAGAGAGCTGGTTCGCTAACAATCTCAACAGGGCGCACCTTGATTATTTCTATTGGCTGCTAGCTGGTCTCAGTGCTTTGGGATTCTCTGCCTACTTGTATTTTGCTAGATCATACATTTATAACAGGGAAAGAGCAATTTAG